AGGGCCCCGAGCTCGCCCCCGGCTTCATGGTCATCCACGGCAACCGCCTGGAGGCCTTGCGCTGCCTGGCGGTGGAGTGGATGAAGCGCCATCCGCTCGGCCCCCTGGAGAACGAGACGATCCTGGTGCAGAGCAACGGCATCGGCCAGTGGTTGAAGCTCGCCCTGGCCGAGGATCCCGCCCAGGGCGGCGCGGGCATCGCCGCGGCGCTCGACGTCACCCTGCCGGCGCGCTTCCTGTGGCAGGCCTACCGGGCGGTGCTGGAGCATGCCGAGGGCGACGTTGATGCGGTGCCGGCCACCTCGCCCTTCGACAAGTCGCGGCTGGTGTGGCGGCTGCTGCGCCTGCTGCCGGGGCTGCTCGATCAGCCGGCCTTCGCCCCCCTGGCGCGCTTCCTGGAAGACGACGCCGACCTGCGCAAGCATCACCAGCTCGCCGAACGCCTCGCCGACCTCTTCGACCAGTACCAGGTCTATCGCGCCGACTGGCTGGACGCCTGGGCGGCGGGCGAGGACGTGCTGATCTCCGCCCGCGGCGAGGCCCGGCCGCTGGACGAGGCCCAGCGCTGGCAGCCCGCGCTATGGCGTGCCATCTGCCACGATGTGGCGGAACAGCGGCGGTCGCCATGCGCCGACGTGGACACCGCCCAGGGCGCGGCCGGCATCGACTCCAGCCGCGCCCGGGTGCATCGGCGCTTCCTCGAGGCCGCCGAATCGCTCACGCTGGAGAATCGGCCCCGTGATCTGCCGCGCCGGGTGGTGGTGTTCGGCATCTCCTCGCTGCCCAGCCAGGCCCTGGAGGCGCTGGCCGCCATCGCCCGGGTCAGCCAGGTGCTGCTCTGCGTGCACAACCCCTGCGAGCACTACTGGGCCGATATCATCGAGCACAAGGAGCTGCTGAGGGCCGAACGCCGGCGCCAGCGGCGCAAGCAAGGCATGCCCGAGCGCCTCGACGTGCTGGGCGACGGCGACGGCGAGGAGGCCCTGCACCTCCACGCCCAGCCGCTGCTGGCCGCCTGGGGCAAGCAGGGCCGCGACTACCTGCGCCTGCTCGACGAGCACGACGACAGCCAACGCTACGAGGGGCTGTTCGAACGCGAGGCGCTGCGCATCGACCTCTTCGAGCCCTGCGTGCCGGACGACTCGCCGGGCCTGCTGCTGCAGCAACTGCAGGACGATATCCGCGCCCTGCGCCCGCTGGCCGAGACCCGCGACACCTGGCCGGCGGTGGACCCGACCCGCGACGACTCCATCGTCTTCCACGTCGCCCACGGCCCCCAGCGCGAGGTGGAGATCCTCCACGACCAGCTGCTGGCCGCCTTCAGCGATGATCCGGAGCTCAGGCCCCGGGATATCATCGTCATGGTGCCGGACATCGACCACTACGCCCCGCATATCCAGGCCGTCTTCGGTCAATACGAGCGCGGGCAGCACTCCAGCGACGATCCGCGATACATCCCCTTCACCCTCTCCGACCAGGCCGACCGTCACCGCCAGCCGCTGCTGGTGGCGCTGGAGAAGCTCGTGCGCCTGCCAGAGCTGCGCTTCGCGGTGAGCGACCTGCTCGACCTGCTGGAGGTGCCGGCGCTGCGCGCCCGCTTCGGCCTCGTCGAAGAGGACCTGCCGACGCTGGCCCGCTGGATCGAGGGCGCCGGCATTCGCTGGGGGCTCGACGCCCGCCAGCGCGGCAGCCTCGACCTGCCCGAGGGCCTCACCCAGAACACCTGGGCCTTCGGCCTGCGCCGGCTGCTGCTCGGCTACGCGGTGGGCAACAGTGGCGGTGCCTGGCAGGGCATCGAGCCCTTCGACGATATCGGCGGCCTGGAGGCGGGCCTGGCCGGCCCATTGGCGCAGCTGCTGGAGACCCTCGAGGCCCAGTGGCATCGACTGCGCGAGTCGCATGACGTGGAGGGCTGGGTGGCGGTACTGCGCGAGCTGCTGGAGGCCTGCTTCAGCGCCGAGGATGCCGCCGACAGCCTGATGCTGGCGCGCCTGGAGCAGGGCCTGCAGGAGTTCCAGGAGAGCGCCCGGGAGGCCGGCCTGACCCGCGAACTGCCCCTCTCGGTGGTGCGCGAGCACTGGCTGGCGCAGATCGACGAGCACAGCCTCTCCCAGCGCTTCCTGGCCGGGGCGGTCAACTTCGCCACCCTGATGCCGATGCGCGCCATCCCCTTCCGGCGGGTCTGCCTGCTGGGCATGAACGACGGCGACTACCCGCGCCACCAGCCGCCGCTGGACATCGACCTGATGCACGGCGACTACCGCCCCGGCGACCGCTCGCGCCGCGAGGACGACCGCTACCTGTTCCTCGAGGCGCTGCTCTCGGCGCGCCGCCAGCTCTATGTCAGTTGGGTGGGCCGCAGCATCGTCGACAACGCCGAGAAGCCGCCCTCGGTGCTGGTCGGCCAGCTGCGCGACCACCTGGCCGCCGGTTGGCATACCGTGGATGGCGACGTTCAGGATGGAAAGCTGCTCGCCGCACTGACCACCGAGCACCCACTGCAGCCGTTCAGCCGCGCCTATTTTCCCAACCCACAGGAGCAGGATGCGCGCAGCGTCGCCGACAAGCGGCTCTTCACCTACGCCCATGAGTGGCGCGACGTGCATAGCAAGGCTGCGCCAGCGGAGGAAGCCGCTCAACTGGGCGACTTCGAACAGGAAAACCCGATGACGCTCATGCAGTTGGGCAGTTTCTTGAGGGATCCCGCCAAGGCCTTCTTTACTACCCGGCTCAAGGTCTTCCTCGAGCGCGAGGACGTCACCAGCCTCGACAACGAGCCCTTCACCCTCGATGGCCTGACCCACTGGCAGCTGCAGGACGCCCTGATACAGGCCCAGCGCCTCGCCATCGACGAGGGCCGCCCCCGGGAGCAGGCGCTCCACGATACCCTGATGCGCCTGGAGGGCCAGGGGGTGCTGGCCATGGGCGCCTTCGCCGAGCGCATGCGCGAGAGCCTCGCCAAACCCATGGAGGCGCTGTTCGAGGCCTACCGTCAGGCGCTCGACGCCTGGCCCCACGCCGTGGAAGAGCCCGAGCCGGTGCGTCTCGAACTGCCCACCCGCAACGCCCCGCCGCTGGAGGACTGGCTGGACCAGCTGCACGTGGACGACGCAGGCCGGCGCTGCCGCCTGCTGCTGCTCAGCAGCAGCCTGATCAGCCAGGGCCGCGGCCGGCCCCAGTACCGCTGGGCGCAGCTGGTGCGCCCCTGGGTCGCCCACCTGGCCGGCAACCTCGAGGCCCCGCTGACCACCGAACTGCTCTCCAAGGCCGGCCACGTCACCCTGCCGCCGCTGGAGGCCGACACCGCCCGGCAGCGCCTCGGCGAGCTGATCGGCGCCTGGCAGGCCGGCATGCGCGAGCCGCTGCCGATGGCTGTCGAGGCCGCCTTCGCCTGGCTCGGCAAGGTCGACCGGCACGACGGCTCGATCGCCAGCAATGGCCCCGCCAGCGACGCCTGGCAGGCCGCCCGCAAGGCCTACGAGGGCGACGGCTTCGTGGCCGGCGAGGTCGAACGCAACCCCTACCTGGCCCACCGCTGGCCCGACTTCACCGCCCTGATGGCCGCCGCGCCGGCCGATGATGGTGAGCGCCTCGACTTCGCCACGCTGACCGAGCGGCTGCTGGCACCGCTCTATCTGGCCCTTAAAGGGGATAAAAACGGGGGAGATGGCAAATGAGCGATGCGCAGCCCGTCGAGCTCGATCCGCTGACGTTTCCGCTGCACGGCAGCCGCCTGATCGAGGCCAGCGCCGGCACCGGCAAGACCTTCACCATCGCCCTGCTCTACGTGCGCCTGGTGCTCGGCGCCCGCCACGCCGAGGACGAAACGGCCTTTGCGCGCCCGCTGACCCCGCCGGAGATCCTGGTGGTGACCTTCACCAACGCCGCCACCCAGGAGCTGCGCGAGCGGATTCGCGCCCGGCTGGTCGAGGCCGCCGAGGTCTTCCAATCGGGGACAGACCCCAATTCCGCCCAATTCGCGGACCCGCTACTGATCGCCCTGCGCGATCAGTACGACCCGGCCGGCTGGCCGGCCTGTGCGCGGCGCCTGCAGCTGGCCGCCGAGTGGATGGACGAGGCCGCCGTCTCCACCATCCACAGCTGGTGCTACCGCATGCTGCGCGAGCACGCCTTTGACAGCGGCAGCCTCTTCTCGCTGGAGCTGGAGACCGACCAGGGCGAGCTCGAGCAGGAGGTGGTGCGCGACTACTGGCGCAGCTTCTACTACCCGCTGGACGCCGAGGCGCTGGCCGAGATCACCCAGTACTGGGAGGCCCCCACCGAGGGCCGGCGCTCGCTCTATGCCGCCGTACGCAAGCTGCTGCCGGAAAGCGACGCGCTTAGCCACAGCGCCCCGCCCCCCGCCGAGACCCTGGCCGCCGCCCGGGCCGAGCGCGACGCCCGCCTCAATGAGCTCAAGGCGCCCTGGACCGCCTGGCTCGACGAACTGGTGCCGGCCCTGGAGGACGCCGCCAAGCGCAAGGCCTTCAAGGGGCAGAGCTTCAATGCCCGAAGCCGCGCCAACTGGCTGGGCGCCCTGCGC
The Halomonas sp. M4R1S46 DNA segment above includes these coding regions:
- the recC gene encoding exodeoxyribonuclease V subunit gamma, with product MPLTARQGPELAPGFMVIHGNRLEALRCLAVEWMKRHPLGPLENETILVQSNGIGQWLKLALAEDPAQGGAGIAAALDVTLPARFLWQAYRAVLEHAEGDVDAVPATSPFDKSRLVWRLLRLLPGLLDQPAFAPLARFLEDDADLRKHHQLAERLADLFDQYQVYRADWLDAWAAGEDVLISARGEARPLDEAQRWQPALWRAICHDVAEQRRSPCADVDTAQGAAGIDSSRARVHRRFLEAAESLTLENRPRDLPRRVVVFGISSLPSQALEALAAIARVSQVLLCVHNPCEHYWADIIEHKELLRAERRRQRRKQGMPERLDVLGDGDGEEALHLHAQPLLAAWGKQGRDYLRLLDEHDDSQRYEGLFEREALRIDLFEPCVPDDSPGLLLQQLQDDIRALRPLAETRDTWPAVDPTRDDSIVFHVAHGPQREVEILHDQLLAAFSDDPELRPRDIIVMVPDIDHYAPHIQAVFGQYERGQHSSDDPRYIPFTLSDQADRHRQPLLVALEKLVRLPELRFAVSDLLDLLEVPALRARFGLVEEDLPTLARWIEGAGIRWGLDARQRGSLDLPEGLTQNTWAFGLRRLLLGYAVGNSGGAWQGIEPFDDIGGLEAGLAGPLAQLLETLEAQWHRLRESHDVEGWVAVLRELLEACFSAEDAADSLMLARLEQGLQEFQESAREAGLTRELPLSVVREHWLAQIDEHSLSQRFLAGAVNFATLMPMRAIPFRRVCLLGMNDGDYPRHQPPLDIDLMHGDYRPGDRSRREDDRYLFLEALLSARRQLYVSWVGRSIVDNAEKPPSVLVGQLRDHLAAGWHTVDGDVQDGKLLAALTTEHPLQPFSRAYFPNPQEQDARSVADKRLFTYAHEWRDVHSKAAPAEEAAQLGDFEQENPMTLMQLGSFLRDPAKAFFTTRLKVFLEREDVTSLDNEPFTLDGLTHWQLQDALIQAQRLAIDEGRPREQALHDTLMRLEGQGVLAMGAFAERMRESLAKPMEALFEAYRQALDAWPHAVEEPEPVRLELPTRNAPPLEDWLDQLHVDDAGRRCRLLLLSSSLISQGRGRPQYRWAQLVRPWVAHLAGNLEAPLTTELLSKAGHVTLPPLEADTARQRLGELIGAWQAGMREPLPMAVEAAFAWLGKVDRHDGSIASNGPASDAWQAARKAYEGDGFVAGEVERNPYLAHRWPDFTALMAAAPADDGERLDFATLTERLLAPLYLALKGDKNGGDGK